The DNA region TAAACAGTCGTCAATCCACAACGTATTGCGTACTTTGTCAGCTCTGCCACACTGGTATATTTGGTTTTTTGCATGATCTGTCTGCGATGCGTTTCAACTGTTTTAACACTGATACAGAGCTGCTCCGCCACTTCCTTGGTACTGTTACCTTCAGCAATTAATTTAAGCACTTCTCTCTCCCTTGTAGAAAGAGGAACCTCCTCTTCCTGAGGATTACGCAATGTTCCTATATAATCCATCACGACAGAATCTCTAAGAGGCTGGCTTAAACAGATTTCACCCTTCATCGCAGAACGCACAGCATGTGCTAACTCGTCAAAACAACAATCTTTCAGCAGAAAGCCGTAGGCGTTTGTCTTTAAAATTTCCCGTACAAACTGTGTATCTTTATGCATCGACAACGCAATAATGCGCGTATCAGGGAATTCCTGAGTGATTTTCTGCGCAGCAGTAATTCCGTTCATCCCCGGCATACTGATATCAGAAATAACTACATCAGGACGCAGCTTGGCTACCAGTTCCACCAACTCTGTACCGCTGGCGGCTTTCCCGACGACTTCGATGTCTTTTTCGTCTTTAACCAACGAGCAAAGACCTTCTAAAAAAACCTTGTGGTCATCTGCAATGACAACACGGATGGTCTTATTCATTGTATCTTCCTGTTGCTGCACTCATTTCCACATCGAGTGCGGGTGCAGATTGTTTGAAAGGAATAAAGATAAGGACATTACCGCCAACACTGTCGGATGTGAAGGCAACATCCCCTCCGAGATGACGGATAGATTCCTGAATGGTAAGCAGCCCGAACCCTTTTCGGAATCCCGAACCGGCAGTGCTCTCCGGAAATCCTTTGCCATTGTCATGAATCGTAATCGCGATGCCGTCAGTACGACTGTCGAATGTAATTGTGCAAACAGAAGCCCCCGAATGCTTGACCACGTTGGCCATAAGTTCTCTGACAACGCGGAACATCATAATTTTGAAATCACTGCCCCAGATACTGCACTGCATGTTGTCTTCTACCACAAACTCAATATCATGTTCTCTGGCGTATTTTTCACCAAGCCATTCCACAGCAGCAACAAGCCCCAGTGCATACAATGTCGGCGGACTCAATTCCCATACAAGAGTCCGTGTCAGTTCAATACCGCTTCCGAGTTGTTCCATGCTGGCATCAAGCAGTTTCAGTTCGTCTCCATCCTTCAAATAACGGCGTAACAGATTCAGCCGCATCTTAACGATTGCCAGAATCTGCCCGAGACTGTCGTGCAGTTCCACAGCAATTTTACGACGCTGCTGTTCTTCCGATAACGCAAGGCGTGTAGAGAGAACACGAACGGCTTCGCGATTGCGCTTTTCTTCTGTAATCTCACGCGCAACCCACACAATTTTTCTAGATCCGCAACCATGCTGAGGCAGCGCAAGAGCACGACCTTCCAACCAGTGTTCCTCGCCGGCATGTTTTACACTATATTCAAAAACTTGCAGACTGTTGTGCTCAAGACTTTTCAACAGGAAGCGACTTATCGTGTCCGACACCTTTTGATCAAATAACTCTGACAGTTGTTTGCCGACAGGTTCGCTTTTGTGACAATACTCAAGTAAATTTTTTCTTGATGTAATGACATTCTGACACACAAAAAACTCATCAAAAATATAATATATATTTTGCGAAGCATTAAAAATAGACTGCATCAATGTTTCATTACGTTGCAGAACATGCACTTGCATTTTTGTATCTGCCAATTCAACGAGTAAGGTTCTGTCGTGTTGCGCAATTTTTGTTTTTTCTCTGCGATACAAAACAAACACAAGGCTCAGGAGCACGGCAGGTACACCGCACAGCAAAAGCAGCAGATTCTGATTACTCAGTTCAATAGCAAACAAGTACACGGCTGTTGCAACGGACAAACAGAGTACTATACCGGCTACACAAAAAGTTTCTATAAATACGCTATGTTTTACAGTACGTGTCAATTCGGTATTCCCCCTGTAACTGTGGTCTTCATGCCATGCAAGGATGCGTACGGGCGCATACCATGATGACACAAGAAAGAATTATACTGTTATCAGTTCATACCGCGAATCAGGAACAAAAAAAAGAGCAGACATCCGCGCACACGGTTGCCTGCTCTTTTTAGCTTATCCAAAAACAAGGAGGTATTATCAATTAACACAGTATCCTTGTTACAATAATTTTCAATTATATCTATTTAAAGCTGGCAAGCGGCAATACAGCCATGTCTTTTGCCGCGTATCTAACCACTTCACAACACTTGCTGAAATAAACAACACCACAGTCAAGAGTGCATAAGATATCGTCATAATCCAACTCCATTCCGTCTATGTATCACCAATTACCTTGCGCAGTCTTTCTTCATCTTCATGAGAAAGAGATGTCTGCATCAAGTGCCCGCCGCTCCCTTTCAACCGTTCAAGAACGCGCTCAGAAGTCATCTTTGAACAGAGCACAAATAAGGCAGAAGTTCCTTTAGTCAGTTTTTCTGCAAGTTCTTTCATAAAATTGTCATTAATACCCACATCGCTCATGGCTCCGGCAGCAGCCCCCGCACTGGCACCAGCCACAAGACCGAGAAGCGGATGAAGAAACAGCAGGCCGATAAAAACACCCCAGAAGCCACCGCCGACGGCACCAGCGGCAGTCAAAGCGTGCATCTGCCGTAATTTAACTTTGCCATCCTGCTTATGAATGGCAATTACTGCATCTTCTATCTCAACAAGATATTCACCAGCCATCTTTAACAGTTCTGCGCGAACTTCTGAGGCCCGCTGCTCGGTATCATATGCAATTACCACTAGATCAGCCATTCTGAACCTCCACATCTATTTTGATCAATGCATTCAGAATACCGTGAGCACTATGTACTGGTTATGATAAGTAACAAGAACCGGGAAAACGCATGCCATATTCTGCTCCCCCTCCGACCAATCATCTGTCTTTTTGATTTTTTTCCATACACAACACGCCGCAGCCATTGCATCTTTACGCCATGTTATAACTTAACGTTTTTTCCCAATTCGCACTCGCCCTCTTTTCTTGCTTATTGTATTAGGATAACAATAGAAACAGGTAATACCCCGAAGCATATGTCATTCCACACAACAAACAGCTTGATTTTCTCGGGAGAAAAATGATGAAGTTAGGTTATGTCACTCTGTATGTAGATAATATCCCAGAAATAATTACTTTTTACGAAAAAGTGCTCGATCTCACACTCCGGTTCAAGCATGAAAGCGGTATGTACGCAGAAATGGAAACAGGCAACACCGTTCTTGCATTTGCCCATCATGAGCTTGCAACGCAACTTGTTCCCCAAGGCTACCAAAAAGCGCATCCTGATAACGAGGCACTCGGAATGCAACTCGGTTTTGAGGTTGAAAATGTAACTGAAACTTACCAAAAAGCTCTTACAAACGGTGCCAGCACTATCGCTCTACCAGAAGTAAAGCCATGGAACTTTGAATCAGCCATGGTAAAAGACCCCAGCGGGCATCTTGTTGAATTTTGCCGGCCTGTACATACAGTAAACCCTTCATAGATCTATTCTCAAACAAAAAAGCCCATACAACCAGATTGTTGTATGGGCTTTCTCTATGGTAACATGCATTATGAACATGAAAAGTTTTTCTCAAGCGACCAATTTATCCGCTCACACCATCCGGTATTATGAAAAAATCGGTTTACTTAAAAATATCGAACGTAATAGCAGCGAACACAGGATCTTTTCAAAACACGATCTAGTGTGGATGGAATTCATTACGCGCTTAAAAGACACAGGTATGCCTTTAAAACAGATCCTTATCTACGCAGAACTGCGAGACCAGGGGGAACATACCGCAACGCAACGCATGGAACTGCTGAAAGAGCATGCACACGCCCTTGAAGAGCGCCTTGCACAAGAGGCACAGCACCTGTCCAAGCTCAAAGAAAAGATCGCTTACTACGACGATATGATTAATTCAAACAATCGCTTGACTTAGAGTTAACTCTAACTTGTAGGCTCGGTGCTTGAAACATTCAACACACCTACAAAAGGAGAGTTACATGGACAGTCAACGCTTTACGACAGGGCTAGAAAAACTTCATGAAATTGACGGCGAAGCAGGAAAAATGGTTATCGAAAGCCTGCAATCAATAGCACCTGATCTTGCCAAATATACCATTGAATTTCCCTTCGGCGATATCTACCAACGCCCCGGACTGGATCTGCAAAAACGGGAACTCATAACCGTTGCAGCTCTGGCAGCACTCGGCCATTGCCAGCCGCAGCTGGCAGTACACACGCACGGCGCACTTAACGTCGGCTGCAAACCAGAAGAAATCGTAGAAACCATCATTCAGATGGCTGTCTATGCCGGTTTTCCCGCAGCACTCAATGCCATGTTTACTGTAAAAGCAGTCTTCAGCGAACGCGGACTCATTGAGTCAGAATAGCACTGAAAAATACATCACGGCCTGTCCTGATTGCTAATTAAAAATTTGCTATTCAGAATTCAGCTGATGCGGCTGTCTAAAAAAACATGAAAAGGATGGGGAGACTACCTCCCCATCCTTTTTCATATTGTAACTAAAAAAAATGATGCCTACTCCGAAGGATTCTCCTTTTGCAGCTTTGGCTGCCAACGCTTTTCCAATTCATTCAAGCTCTTGCTGTGTGTCAAAATCACAATCTCGTCGCCAGCGCGTAATGCCGTATCTTCATTTGCATGGGCAAACTTCCCTTCACGATAATAACAAACGACGCGGGCATCCACAGGCAGTTTCAACTTGTTAACGACGACGGCGTCTTCTTCCTCAGCAATAAACATGAAAAAACGGGCCTCATCTTTGAGAACCGTGGACAACTCTACGTTTTTACTGCCGCCGACCATATCCACCAGATAACGACTTATGGTTCG from Halodesulfovibrio aestuarii DSM 17919 = ATCC 29578 includes:
- a CDS encoding response regulator, translated to MNKTIRVVIADDHKVFLEGLCSLVKDEKDIEVVGKAASGTELVELVAKLRPDVVISDISMPGMNGITAAQKITQEFPDTRIIALSMHKDTQFVREILKTNAYGFLLKDCCFDELAHAVRSAMKGEICLSQPLRDSVVMDYIGTLRNPQEEEVPLSTREREVLKLIAEGNSTKEVAEQLCISVKTVETHRRQIMQKTKYTSVAELTKYAIRCGLTTV
- a CDS encoding PAS domain-containing sensor histidine kinase, which codes for MTRTVKHSVFIETFCVAGIVLCLSVATAVYLFAIELSNQNLLLLLCGVPAVLLSLVFVLYRREKTKIAQHDRTLLVELADTKMQVHVLQRNETLMQSIFNASQNIYYIFDEFFVCQNVITSRKNLLEYCHKSEPVGKQLSELFDQKVSDTISRFLLKSLEHNSLQVFEYSVKHAGEEHWLEGRALALPQHGCGSRKIVWVAREITEEKRNREAVRVLSTRLALSEEQQRRKIAVELHDSLGQILAIVKMRLNLLRRYLKDGDELKLLDASMEQLGSGIELTRTLVWELSPPTLYALGLVAAVEWLGEKYAREHDIEFVVEDNMQCSIWGSDFKIMMFRVVRELMANVVKHSGASVCTITFDSRTDGIAITIHDNGKGFPESTAGSGFRKGFGLLTIQESIRHLGGDVAFTSDSVGGNVLIFIPFKQSAPALDVEMSAATGRYNE
- a CDS encoding DUF1269 domain-containing protein → MADLVVIAYDTEQRASEVRAELLKMAGEYLVEIEDAVIAIHKQDGKVKLRQMHALTAAGAVGGGFWGVFIGLLFLHPLLGLVAGASAGAAAGAMSDVGINDNFMKELAEKLTKGTSALFVLCSKMTSERVLERLKGSGGHLMQTSLSHEDEERLRKVIGDT
- a CDS encoding VOC family protein, giving the protein MKLGYVTLYVDNIPEIITFYEKVLDLTLRFKHESGMYAEMETGNTVLAFAHHELATQLVPQGYQKAHPDNEALGMQLGFEVENVTETYQKALTNGASTIALPEVKPWNFESAMVKDPSGHLVEFCRPVHTVNPS
- a CDS encoding MerR family transcriptional regulator, with the translated sequence MKSFSQATNLSAHTIRYYEKIGLLKNIERNSSEHRIFSKHDLVWMEFITRLKDTGMPLKQILIYAELRDQGEHTATQRMELLKEHAHALEERLAQEAQHLSKLKEKIAYYDDMINSNNRLT
- a CDS encoding carboxymuconolactone decarboxylase family protein, producing the protein MDSQRFTTGLEKLHEIDGEAGKMVIESLQSIAPDLAKYTIEFPFGDIYQRPGLDLQKRELITVAALAALGHCQPQLAVHTHGALNVGCKPEEIVETIIQMAVYAGFPAALNAMFTVKAVFSERGLIESE